A region from the Phycisphaerales bacterium genome encodes:
- a CDS encoding glycosyltransferase → MSRRVRDCITKAEHEAVSRRSTSNTAKSPAPPLRIAMLGWARLALQEREGSGYNLYVSELARELAQRGHLVAFLRSGIDYSLLPVTRIQPTEIWRGVACFSILNSPILSTGNEHFASPETQISSPRLTALVLDFLSTFRPHVVHVHALEGFPFDLIPAIKASGTRVVFTPHNYFLLCPQVDMLHQVRKVCDDFEGGQRCETCMPQRPVSREILARKARLTARRWLGPSIGQAAKSAKAALRRRLRAADAWPNDPIPIREHAGESFTPHTSISQTRPPLPHVLTPPNPNVHERLLDGTIQLRVLNRYGTRRRAAIDALNAADAILCPGDFLRKVHVAAGADPAKTRHLPIGQPHFDLARRHTLDPDRDNLARWTPYSPSPLRLAFFGSTYPHKGLATLIAAIERLDPSVLSRLTLDVHAMGDDAPFRRRLAAHAHAATAVRFLGAYDITSLIATLRAIDACIFPNGALENSPFVVLESIAAGRFVIASRLGASRDLLKSSESGLLVNPADPDDLAIAITSIIQGHLTLPSPHQIRESLSIPTHTEHVTAIERIYASLLGHESASSVEVKPLTPAPEAAVTQ, encoded by the coding sequence ATGAGCCGCCGAGTCCGTGATTGCATCACCAAAGCCGAGCATGAGGCCGTCTCGCGCCGCTCCACCTCCAACACAGCGAAATCACCCGCTCCACCGCTCCGAATCGCCATGCTCGGCTGGGCACGCCTCGCCCTCCAGGAACGCGAAGGCTCGGGATACAACCTCTACGTCTCCGAACTCGCCCGCGAACTCGCACAGCGGGGCCACCTCGTCGCCTTCCTCCGCAGCGGCATCGACTACTCCCTCCTCCCCGTCACCCGAATCCAGCCCACCGAGATCTGGCGCGGCGTCGCCTGCTTCTCCATCCTCAACAGCCCAATCCTCAGCACTGGCAACGAGCACTTCGCCTCCCCGGAAACACAGATCTCCTCGCCACGCCTTACCGCCCTCGTCCTCGATTTTTTAAGCACCTTCCGCCCCCACGTCGTCCATGTCCACGCCCTCGAGGGCTTCCCATTCGATCTCATCCCCGCCATCAAGGCCAGCGGCACACGCGTCGTCTTCACCCCACACAACTACTTCCTCCTCTGCCCCCAGGTCGACATGCTCCACCAGGTCCGCAAGGTCTGCGACGATTTCGAAGGCGGCCAGCGCTGCGAAACCTGCATGCCCCAAAGGCCCGTCTCACGAGAGATACTCGCCCGAAAAGCCAGACTCACCGCCCGCCGCTGGCTCGGCCCCTCCATAGGCCAGGCCGCCAAATCCGCCAAGGCCGCCCTCCGCAGACGCCTCCGCGCCGCCGACGCCTGGCCCAACGACCCCATCCCCATCCGCGAACATGCCGGCGAGTCTTTCACCCCGCACACATCCATCTCACAAACACGGCCTCCACTTCCCCACGTCCTCACCCCGCCGAACCCCAACGTCCACGAGCGTCTGCTCGACGGCACCATCCAACTCCGCGTCCTCAACCGTTACGGCACCCGCCGCCGCGCCGCCATCGACGCCCTCAACGCCGCCGACGCCATCCTCTGCCCGGGCGATTTCCTCCGCAAGGTCCACGTCGCCGCCGGTGCCGACCCAGCGAAGACACGCCACCTCCCCATAGGCCAGCCGCACTTCGACCTCGCCCGACGGCACACCCTCGATCCCGACCGCGATAATCTCGCCCGCTGGACGCCCTATTCCCCCTCGCCCCTCCGCCTCGCCTTCTTCGGCAGCACCTACCCCCACAAGGGTCTCGCCACTCTCATCGCCGCCATCGAACGCCTCGACCCGAGCGTCCTCTCCCGCCTCACCCTCGACGTCCACGCCATGGGTGACGACGCACCCTTCCGCCGTCGCCTCGCCGCACACGCGCACGCCGCCACCGCCGTCCGTTTCCTCGGTGCCTACGACATCACTTCCCTCATCGCCACCCTCCGCGCCATCGACGCTTGCATCTTCCCCAACGGCGCCCTCGAGAACTCCCCTTTCGTCGTCCTGGAGTCCATCGCCGCAGGACGATTCGTCATCGCCTCTCGCCTCGGCGCGAGCCGCGATCTCCTCAAGTCCTCAGAGAGCGGCCTCCTCGTCAACCCCGCCGACCCCGACGACCTCGCAATCGCCATCACCAGCATCATCCAGGGACACCTCACCCTCCCCTCGCCCCACCAGATCCGCGAGAGTCTCTCCATCCCCACGCACACAGAGCACGTGACCGCCATCGAGCGCATCTACGCCTCGCTTCTGGGCCACGAAAGCGCATCAAGCGTCGAGGTCAAGCCGCTCACACCCGCGCCCGAGGCGGCCGTCACGCAATAG
- a CDS encoding DUF1579 domain-containing protein: protein MNLKSGIALSLAFAAGIGVTLAIAQDKVGQVPQPPKHDMPDMPPGMEKMMEACMQAAAPGEMHQFLAKSAGTWEGDVSMWMMPGMPESKSTCTTVMTPMMDGRFIKIETNGMMEGMGEFKGFGVYGFDNVSKSFQSIWVDNMGTGMMTGKGELSADKKVLSYNNTFNCPMTGGPKSMREVQTFIDDNHSKLEMFGPDMEGKEYKIMEINYTRKAASAGHAR from the coding sequence ATGAATCTCAAGAGTGGTATCGCGCTGTCTCTCGCCTTCGCCGCCGGCATCGGAGTCACCCTTGCCATCGCCCAGGACAAGGTCGGCCAGGTTCCCCAGCCCCCGAAGCACGACATGCCCGACATGCCCCCGGGTATGGAGAAGATGATGGAAGCCTGCATGCAGGCCGCCGCTCCCGGTGAGATGCACCAGTTCCTCGCGAAATCCGCAGGCACCTGGGAGGGCGATGTCTCAATGTGGATGATGCCCGGCATGCCCGAGAGCAAGAGCACCTGCACCACCGTCATGACCCCCATGATGGACGGCCGATTCATCAAGATCGAGACCAACGGCATGATGGAAGGCATGGGCGAGTTCAAGGGCTTCGGCGTCTACGGCTTTGACAACGTCAGCAAGTCCTTCCAGTCCATCTGGGTCGACAACATGGGCACCGGCATGATGACCGGCAAGGGCGAACTCTCCGCCGACAAGAAGGTCCTCTCCTACAACAACACCTTCAACTGCCCCATGACCGGCGGCCCCAAGTCCATGCGCGAGGTCCAGACCTTCATCGATGACAACCACTCCAAACTCGAGATGTTCGGCCCCGATATGGAGGGCAAGGAGTACAAGATCATGGAGATCAACTACACCCGCAAGGCCGCTTCCGCCGGCCACGCCCGCTAA
- a CDS encoding aminodeoxychorismate/anthranilate synthase component II, which translates to MRILLIDNFDSFTHNLAHALAAAHIEGIAKAPEVLVRRADAITIADLSTLAPDLVVISPGPGRPEDAHTTPAIVRHILTTGSHPLLGVCLGMQSIVLESGGRIVPARRLMHGKTSTITHDNQGLFAGLPSPLEVARYHSLAIDEPSLPRELVITARADDHEIMAIRHTKLPIEAVQFHPESFMTPLGPILIENALRLAYHAHAR; encoded by the coding sequence ATGCGCATCCTCCTCATTGACAACTTCGACTCTTTTACTCACAACCTCGCCCACGCCCTCGCCGCTGCACACATCGAGGGCATCGCCAAAGCGCCCGAAGTCCTCGTCCGCCGCGCCGACGCCATCACGATCGCTGACCTCAGCACACTCGCCCCTGATCTCGTTGTGATCTCCCCAGGCCCAGGCCGCCCCGAAGACGCCCACACCACGCCCGCCATTGTCCGCCACATCCTCACCACCGGCTCCCACCCGCTCCTGGGCGTCTGCCTCGGCATGCAGTCCATCGTCCTCGAATCAGGAGGCCGCATCGTCCCCGCCCGCCGCCTGATGCATGGCAAGACCTCCACCATCACGCATGACAACCAGGGCCTCTTCGCGGGACTCCCCTCGCCACTCGAGGTCGCCCGATACCACTCCCTCGCCATCGACGAACCCTCGCTCCCGCGCGAACTCGTCATCACCGCCCGCGCCGACGACCACGAGATCATGGCCATCCGCCACACCAAACTCCCCATCGAGGCCGTCCAGTTCCACCCCGAGAGTTTCATGACCCCCCTCGGCCCCATACTCATCGAAAACGCCCTCCGACTCGCCTACCACGCCCACGCTCGGTAG
- a CDS encoding citrate synthase (catalyzes the formation of citrate from acetyl-CoA and oxaloacetate) gives MSTAAQSAFAKGLEGVIGGQTSICSIEQSKLIYRGFEIHDLAEHATFEQVAFLLLEGHKPSSDELARFTKEIVAERGLPASVEQFLVHAAAPLKEGTAVPMDVLRSAVSLLAHVDRDCQDNSAAANLRKSKRLLAKIPTVIGHMQNALDGKAAVSPDASLGHAANLLWMMTGVKPTKEQARVIDVSLILYAEHEFNASTFTSRVIAGTLSDMHGAVTGAIAALKGPLHGGANEAAMEMLKEIVASVGKDGIGTGKVDVWMEQAFASKRKLMGFGHRVYKNGDHRAGILHTLGKKMAAGVSGNPGGIPAGKWFELGEQVQKIMLTKKNIHPNVDFPCGMTYFVMGIPVPQYTPIFVASRITGWCAHIMEQHSDNRLIRPLSIYTGEAEKKWNG, from the coding sequence ATGTCGACCGCCGCACAGAGCGCGTTCGCGAAGGGTCTTGAGGGGGTCATCGGTGGGCAGACGAGCATCTGCTCGATCGAGCAGAGCAAACTGATCTATCGCGGGTTTGAGATCCATGATCTCGCGGAGCACGCGACGTTCGAGCAGGTGGCGTTTTTGTTGCTTGAGGGTCACAAGCCGAGCAGCGATGAGTTGGCGCGGTTCACGAAGGAGATCGTGGCGGAGCGCGGGCTGCCGGCGTCTGTGGAGCAGTTTCTGGTGCATGCGGCGGCGCCCTTGAAGGAGGGGACGGCGGTGCCGATGGATGTGCTGCGGTCGGCGGTGTCGCTGCTGGCGCATGTGGATCGGGATTGCCAGGACAACTCGGCGGCGGCGAACCTTCGGAAGTCGAAGCGGCTCTTGGCGAAGATCCCGACGGTGATCGGGCACATGCAGAACGCGCTGGATGGGAAGGCGGCGGTGTCGCCGGACGCCTCGTTGGGACACGCGGCGAATCTCTTGTGGATGATGACGGGGGTGAAGCCGACGAAGGAGCAGGCTCGGGTGATCGACGTGTCGCTGATCTTGTATGCAGAGCACGAGTTCAATGCGTCGACGTTCACGAGCCGGGTTATTGCGGGGACGCTGTCGGACATGCACGGTGCGGTGACGGGGGCGATCGCGGCGCTGAAGGGTCCGTTGCACGGCGGTGCGAACGAGGCGGCGATGGAGATGCTCAAGGAGATCGTCGCGAGCGTGGGGAAGGATGGCATCGGGACGGGAAAGGTCGATGTGTGGATGGAACAGGCGTTCGCCAGCAAGCGGAAACTGATGGGGTTCGGGCATCGCGTGTACAAGAACGGCGACCATCGCGCGGGGATTCTGCACACCCTGGGCAAGAAGATGGCAGCGGGAGTCTCGGGGAATCCGGGCGGGATTCCGGCGGGGAAGTGGTTTGAACTTGGCGAGCAGGTGCAGAAGATCATGCTCACGAAGAAGAACATCCATCCGAACGTGGACTTCCCGTGCGGGATGACGTACTTCGTGATGGGGATCCCGGTGCCGCAGTACACGCCGATCTTTGTGGCGTCGCGGATCACGGGGTGGTGCGCGCACATCATGGAGCAGCACTCGGACAACCGGCTGATCCGGCCGTTGTCGATCTATACGGGTGAGGCGGAGAAGAAGTGGAACGGTTGA